The Thermococcus peptonophilus genomic sequence GACGTCCCCTACCTTAACCCACGTCAGGTTGTCGAGAACTGGAGGGTCCGAAAGGCCCCAAAGCGGAGGTTTTGGGACTGGCTCTATCCTGTAATACTCCCAGTACCAAACAGCACTTAAAACTATCAACACAGCTAGTATGAGACCAATGATTTTTGGAAACCTGCTCATTCCCACCACCCTATGCGGCCTCGGTCTGTTCGTATGGACTCTCGCCCTTTCTGTGCTTCATAAGGAGGGAGTACATAAACTCCCTCAGGTCTGGACTCATCCCATCGTCAAGCAGGATGTCAGCCTTTCCCCTGTATAACTTCTCTGCCTTTGTAGTCAGCAGTGCTATCTTTGGAGTCAGATACTCCAGAAGGGCCTTTCCCATTTCAGCGAACTCTTCCTCACTTAGTTCTTCGTCAGTCTCAAAGGCGATATAGACAACGAAGTACTTCATTTGAACAGCCAGAACACTCCCATTCTCAGTTACCTCGAAGAACGAAAAGTTGTACGTGCTTGATTTAACTCTCGCCAGGAGCAATCCCTTTATAGATACTGTGAGGGGGTTCCCCTCTAACTCAAAAATTAGATCCTCGGCGAATTCCTCCTTCGCTATTTGATAGAGCTCCTCGACTCCCATTCTTATCCCTCACCGAGACTATTCTTCGAACACCTTTTTAACTTCTGCGAGAACATCGTAAAGGTGGTGGCATGAGGATCATAAGATTTGGTGTGTCCGTGCCTGGAGAACTCCTCGAGAAGTTTGACCAGATAATAGCGGAGAAGGGCTACGTTAACAGGAGCGAAGCGATAAGGGACCTTATGAGGGACTTCATAGTGCGGCACGAGTGGGAGGCGGGAGATCAGGAAGTCGCAGGGACGATAACGATGCTCTACAACCATGACGAGGCTGACGTTGTTAAGGAGCTCCTCGACCTTCAGCATGATTACCTCAACGAGATAATCTCGAGCATTCACGTCCATATGGACGAGCACAACTGCCTTGAGGTGGTCATAGTCAAAGGAAAGGCTAAGAGGATAAAAGAAATCGCGGATAGGCTCCTGAGCCTCAAGGGAGTGAAGCACGGCAAACTCGTCATGACGGGAACTGGGAAGGAACTCCTCTAACCCACTACTTCCACTATCTCTCCTCCTCCCGGGGGGAGGATAGCGTTCAGGTCTTCTTCCCTTATCTCGTAGCCCCACTTCTTGAGTATTCCGCGGAGCTTCTTCACGAGCTCTCCTTTCTTCATCGATCCGGGCCTTATGACGATGTATCTATTGGTGTGAGCCTTGAGGGCCTCAACCGGCGCACAGACGACGTATTCTTCGCCCTCGTGGTTTATCACACCCACAGCCAGCTTGAGCGGAAGGCCGTGCATCCAGTTCCTCTTTCCGTAGACCATGAAGGCGCCCTTACCGAGGTACTCGCCGCTCGGGGCCTGCTTCGTGACCTGGTTGGGATAGGCCCAGTAGGCGTCGGCAGAGTATAGGCCCTGGCTCCAGGCCTTGCTCATGGAAACTGCGAACTGACAGGCCTCGAAGATTGTCTTCTCCCCGGCCTTCTGGCCGTTCTTTATGACGACGTGCGGAGCGCCGTAAACGTCCGCGTGGCAGTAGAGGTCGTTATCGTCCATGTGCTTCTTGACGAGAACCTCGTTGGTGCTCGCGTCCTTTCCTGCCAGAACTAGGAAGCCCTCACTTGAGATGAACCAGCGGAACTTCTCGAACCACTTCCTCTTTCTCCTCTCGAGCTTCTTCACTTTCAGCTCCTTCTTCTGCTCTTCCTCAATTAGCTTTTCCACTTCCTCCAGCTTCCTCTTCGTGTCTTCGTAGGCCTTCAGAGCACCCTCGTACTTGTGCCTGAACTTCTTGGCCTTTTCATAATAAAATTCGGCGTTCTCGCCTATGCTCTTCTCAAGGTAGAGCTTCACCTTTTTGCCGTCGAGCTCTATCGTTACGGCCTTCTCCTTCGGGTCTGTCCCTTTGACCATCAGCGCAACCTTGTTTCCTGCTTTCTTGCCCTCCTCTATCCTCCGCTTGAATTCATCCCAGCCGAGGCTTTCTGTGGCCTTCTTGAACTCCTCCAGAAGGCGCTCCACGAGGGCGTAGTTGGCGTAAATTGAATCTCCTATCTCCTGGTTCTCCTTCATACCCTTTTCGAATCCCTTGAGCATCTCCTCCTGCTTTTTGAGAGTAGCCATCAGCTGTCTCTTCTTCTCTTCGAGCTTCTTCGTCTGCTCTATTTTGGCCTTCTCGAGTGTTATCTTCCCAAAGTACTCATCCAGGGCCTCGCTAAATGTTGGGAAATAGCGCTTCTCGAACCCTTCATAGATTTTCAGCTCTATCGGGACGACGTCGTGCATAGCTCCGTCTTTGAAGACTATATTCGGCCTCGGTTCGTCGTTAAAAGTTTCGATCATTGCATCATAGACTCTCTTCAGGTCTTCGTCGCTTAGCTCCTTGACAGGCGTCGTCTTCTCGAAGCCTGCCCTTAGTGAGATTTCCTCCGCGTACATCCCGCCCATGTTGAGCTTTCTAGCTAAAGCCCTGACGAGCTCAAGCTCCTCATTTTCTCTCATCAGCTCAAGGAACCTCTCAAAAGACACTTCAAGAGGGTTCTCTCTGGCCGGGGGAAACTTGTACTCTGCCTTCGGCTTTATTGCCCTGTCCTTGTACTCTTCATAACGGAGCGCGGCGACTATTTTGTTTTCGGAATCCACGAGGATGATGTTGCCCCTCCTGAAGAGCTCGCCGATGAGTGTATAATCTCCAATTCTGATCTTGACAATTCTGTCGAACTGGTGCTGCTCTATGGCGTCTATGAAGCCGCCACCTAGGTGCTTCCTCAGGAGCATCGTGAAGCTCGAAGGGGTTTTTGGGGCCTCTTTGATGTAGCTCGTGAGGTGGAACCGCTTTCCCGCTTCTAGGATGAGGTCTGCCCTTCCTTCCCTCGTCCTCAGCTTGAACCTCACCTCGTCGCCATCGTGGTAAACCTTGTCAACGCGAGAACCGACCAGCCATTGAAGTTCGTGCACGATGTATCGTATGTCAATGCTGCTCATTTCTTCCTTCATTCTCTCACCCGAGAAAAGTTGAAAGGGGAGTTTATAAGGACTTATCTTTTGGGGAATTACCACGCAAAGGCTACAAGGATTGCCGCGGCTATTGCCAGAATGGCACGGTAGAAGTCGGACTTGGCACTTTCCAGAGCCTCGTCAAGAAAGACCCATGCCAGTCCAGCAACTCCTATGTCGAAG encodes the following:
- the rqcH gene encoding ribosome rescue protein RqcH, whose protein sequence is MKEEMSSIDIRYIVHELQWLVGSRVDKVYHDGDEVRFKLRTREGRADLILEAGKRFHLTSYIKEAPKTPSSFTMLLRKHLGGGFIDAIEQHQFDRIVKIRIGDYTLIGELFRRGNIILVDSENKIVAALRYEEYKDRAIKPKAEYKFPPARENPLEVSFERFLELMRENEELELVRALARKLNMGGMYAEEISLRAGFEKTTPVKELSDEDLKRVYDAMIETFNDEPRPNIVFKDGAMHDVVPIELKIYEGFEKRYFPTFSEALDEYFGKITLEKAKIEQTKKLEEKKRQLMATLKKQEEMLKGFEKGMKENQEIGDSIYANYALVERLLEEFKKATESLGWDEFKRRIEEGKKAGNKVALMVKGTDPKEKAVTIELDGKKVKLYLEKSIGENAEFYYEKAKKFRHKYEGALKAYEDTKRKLEEVEKLIEEEQKKELKVKKLERRKRKWFEKFRWFISSEGFLVLAGKDASTNEVLVKKHMDDNDLYCHADVYGAPHVVIKNGQKAGEKTIFEACQFAVSMSKAWSQGLYSADAYWAYPNQVTKQAPSGEYLGKGAFMVYGKRNWMHGLPLKLAVGVINHEGEEYVVCAPVEALKAHTNRYIVIRPGSMKKGELVKKLRGILKKWGYEIREEDLNAILPPGGGEIVEVVG
- the nikR gene encoding nickel-responsive transcriptional regulator NikR, giving the protein MRIIRFGVSVPGELLEKFDQIIAEKGYVNRSEAIRDLMRDFIVRHEWEAGDQEVAGTITMLYNHDEADVVKELLDLQHDYLNEIISSIHVHMDEHNCLEVVIVKGKAKRIKEIADRLLSLKGVKHGKLVMTGTGKELL